A genomic stretch from Parus major isolate Abel chromosome 28, Parus_major1.1, whole genome shotgun sequence includes:
- the USE1 gene encoding vesicle transport protein USE1, translating to MAPGAEASSGATMSATRLELNLMRLLSRCEAMAAERRDPEEWRLEKYVAALEDMLRELKKQSSKPAPELLNEYSRKVDFLKGLLEAEKLSSSMEKALANQFLAPGRTPTTAKERTPATKTVHLQTKARCTGQMRSELLGTDPLATDDSEELNIRRRKGLTSDEKQSAVELDAVLQHHQDMQEKLAEEMLSLARSLKNNTLAAQNVIKQDNQTLSHSLRMADQNFEKLKDESDRLEQHAKKSVNWLLWIMLIVVCFIFISMILFIRIFPKLK from the exons ATGGCGCCCGGCGCTGAGGCGAGTTCCGGTGCCACCATGTCCGCGACACGGCTGGAGCTGAACTTGATGCGGCTCCTGAGCCGGTGCGAGGCGATGGCGGCGGAGCGGCGGGACCCCGAGGAGTGGCGGCTGGAGAAG TATGTGGCCGCCCTGGAGGACATGCTCCGGGAGCTGAAGAAGCAGTCCAG CAAGCCAGCCCCTGAACTGCTGAATGAATATTCTCGCAAAGTGGACTTCCTAAAGGGACTCCTAGAAGCTGAAAAATTG TCTTCATCGATGGAAAAGGCTCTGGCAAACCAGTTCCTGGCCCCTGGGCGCACCCCAACCACAGCCAAGGAGAGAACCCCGGCCACCAAAACCGTCCATCTGCAGACCAAGGCGCGCTGCACGGGCCAGATGAGGAGTGAGCTGCTTGGCACA gATCCACTGGCTACTGATG attcTGAGGAGTTGAACATAAGGAGGCGAAA AGGCCTCACATCAGATGAGAAGCAGTCGGCAGTGGAGCtggatgctgtgctgcagcaccacCAGGATATGCAGGAGAAGCTGGCTGAGGAAATGCTCAGCTTGGCTCGCAGCCTCAAAAACAACACTCTGGCTGCCCAGAACGTGATCAAACAGGACAACCAG ACACTGTCACACTCCCTCAGGATGGCAGACCAGAACTTCGAGAAGCTCAAGGACGAGTCCGACCGCCTGGAACAGCACGCCAAGAAATCCGTCAACTGGCTGCTGTGGATAATGCTAATTGTAGTTTGTTTTATATTCATCAGCATGATTCTCTTCATCAGGATTTTCCCCAAACTGAAAtga